ACGGCCGAGGGTCAGGGGGACGGCATGAGCGGCAGCGCGGCGTACCGGAGCAGGACGGCGACCACGGCCGCGGGAGCCCAGCCGGTCCGCCCCGTCTGACCCCGCCGCGCATGCCCCAGCACAAGGCCCTGCTCATCGGGGCGAGCGAGTACGACGACCCGCGCATCCAGGACCTGCCGTTCGTCCGCGACGACCTGCAGCGGGTCCGGGACGCGCTGGTCGAGCGCGGGTTCCAGTCCGCGGACATCGTCGAGAGCAAACGCGGCATCACCCCGAACACCGTCAACGGCCGCATCCGCGGCTTCCTGCGCGACGCCGGCCCGGGCGACACCCTGCTGGTCCTGCTCAGCGGTCACGGCCAGCACTTCGAGGGCAAGGACTTCCTGATCCCGGAGGACGCCACCTTCGACGTCGGCGTCTTCGCCGACAGCTGTATCGAGATCGGCTGGGAACGCGAGCTGGAGGACTCCCCGGCGAGCCACGTCGTCTTCCTCGTCGACGCCTGCCGCGAGGGCATCGACCGCGACACCATGGCGGCCCCGCCCGGCGTGCAGCCCTGGCCCCGGCGCAAGGTCGCCAACGCGCTGCGCCGCAAGGTGGCGTACGTGTACGCCTGCACGGCGCCCCAACTGGCCCTGTTCGTCGGCGAGAAGGAGACGGTCCGCCCGGGCTGCGACCCGGGCACGCAGCCCGGCGAGTCGTTCAGCCTGTTCTCCCGCGCCCTCGCGGACACGATCGCGGCGGACCCGCACGCCCTGCGCCTGCACGAGTTCGCGGCACGGATCCAGACCCGCGTCGAGGAACTGCACCGCGCCTACGGCAAGACCCGCCCCGTGCAGCAGGTCACCGTCGTCACGGAGACCGCCGCCGCCCCGGGCGGCGAGGACTTCCCGCTGCTGCCCGGCCCCGACCGCCGCACCGAGACCCACCCGTGGATCCGCTCCACCGAACAGCACCCCATCTGGCAGCGCACCCCCGACGGCCCCGCCCGCCACCTGCTCCAGGAGACCTGCGCGGCCCTGGCGGCCCGGCTGGCCACGGCGTACGAGGGGGCGGCGCACGCCCTGCGCGACGACCCGTGGCACGACGCCGAACTGGCCCAGCGCACGCACGTCAGACTGGGCTTCCTCACCCGCCTGCTCGCGGACGGCGTCCAGCTGTCCGCCTCCGAGGCGGCACTGGCGGTGCTGCTGCCCCTGGTCGAGCAGGCCTTCTGGGCCCAGGAGGCCGCGCAGCGCGTCGGCGTCCTCGGCGCGGACCTGTGCCCCGGCGGGCCCGACCACAGCCGCTTCCGCAAGTTCGGGCAGGGCTTCCCGCGGCTGAAGCGGCGGCTGCTCACCCTGCACGACAAGACGGCGGCGCGCGGTTCCGTGGAGCGGATCCGCTGGTGGCTGTTCCACCGCTGGCTGATCCAGCAGCCGGAGCTGTACGCGGCGGAGGCGCTCAAGTCCCTCCTCGGCGAGGTGACGAGCGGCTCCGACCAGCCGCCGTGGGTGGCCGACGCGCTCGCCGCGGACCGTCTGATGCGGCTGCTGAAGGACCACCGCACGGCCCCCTTCTCGGTACGCCGTACCGCCGCCCACCCCGCCGGTGCCGCGCCCCACGAGGACCACGACGTCATCGCCGCCACCACGGGCGACGAGCACGAGCTGCGCACGCCCCTGGTCTCCGCCCTGCTCAAGGCGGCGTACGCCATGGCCGTGGACCCCGTCGACCTGCCCGAGATCGTCGTGGAGCACATCGGCATCTACGACAGTGTCGACCTCGGCGAACTCCTGGCCACCGTGCGCCGCTCCGACTGGCGCCACTCCGGTGTCGGCCGCTCCCTGAACGCGGTGTGCACCCACCCGGCCGTCCAGATCGCCCTGCGGGAGCACGCCGGCCGCGTCGACACGCTCCTCCGCGAGATCAACCGCCGCGACAATCCGGCCCTGGCGCCGCTCGGCGCGCTGCCGCCGTACGCCGACGGCAGCCGCGTGCGCCTCGACGGCAACACGCCCGACCAGCTCTCCGACGGGATCCGCTTCCAGCTCGCCGAGGACCGCGTCCAGGAACTCCTCATGGGCGAACAGCTCTACGGCGACCGCGAACTGGCCGTCCGCGAGCTGTACCAGAACGCGCTGGACGCCCTGCGCTACCGGGACTGCCGCACGCAGTACCTCCAGCGCACGGGCCGTCCGACGGCTCCCTGGGAGGGCCGGATCGCGTTCGTCCAGGGGGTCGGCTCCGACGGCCGCCCCTACCTGGAGTGCCGCGACAACGGCATCGGCATGGGCATCACCGAACTCGGCAGCGTCTTCTCCCAGGGCGGCACGCGCTTCGTGGACCTGCCCGAGTACATCGAGGAACAGGTCGCCTGGAGCGAACTCCCCGAACCCAAGCTCCGCCTGTACCCCAACTCCCGTTTCGGCATCGGCGTCCTCAGCTACTTCATGCTCGCCGACGAGATCGTCGTCCGCACCTGCCGCATGGACCGCACAGGCCGCCCCGGCCGCCTCCTCCAGGTGACGATCGCGGGGCCGGGGAACCTGTTCCGGGTGGAGGACCTGGGCGAGGGAACCGACCCGGGGACGACGGTCCGGCTGATGCTGTCGCGGCAGGGCAAGAACGTGTCGTGCGTGGAGACGCTGCAGCGTTTGCTGTGGGTGGCGCCTTATCGGACTTCCGCGGTGCACGGGTCAAGGGAGCACAGTTGGGCGCCCGGGGAGCTCTCCCGCACGGCACTCGCCATGGAATTGTCCAAACGGCAGCCGAGACGCCGGTACGAGAATCACGTCTGCATCGAGTCGGACTCACCCGACCTCTGGTGGACCGGGAACAAGGGGATCATCCTGTCGGACGGCTTGTTGACGGACTCCGACAGGTTCCACCCGTCCAGGCTTCCCTACGGCATCGTCGTGAACCTGCACGGAGCACACGCACCGGTGCTCACCGTGGACCGCAGGAGAGTGCGTTCCTTCGACTCCAGCTACGTACGCGCCCTCATGACGAGCGTCGCACCGAGCTTGACCCGTCCCGGACTCCCGCTTCCCACATTCAACTGGCTGACTGAAGTCAGCGTGTCCTCACTTCAGTTCGGTGACCTGATCTCGGAGCTAGTACACCAGTCCGATCTGGAGTGGCAGATCGGAGACGTCTCGCTGTTTTTCAGCAGGGTTGGCTACTTTCTCCCTGACAGAGGTCTCCTGCCGCTGGTGACTGGCGACTACCCGGAGGGCCACACATCACGCGCCGCCCATTTCTTCTACAACATGCCCGCTCCGGTGTTGCGATGGCGTCTGCGCGTGCTGTACCGGGCCGGGTTGTGCGAGCACACTTCGCTGCCGGAGTCCGGCCCGTCCGGTGAGCTGTGGGCACGCCCGTCGGACCTGCTCCTCCTTGCACGTGGGTATGCGAGACTTCCGCGCTGGAACGTGACGTACCGCAGGTGGCGCGATGACTCCTCGTGGCATCACCCGGCGGCCAAGCTCGGCTCCCTGTTCCGCTGGAGAGATCCCGCCGAGCAGCTTGGCGCCGCTGAAGTGTTCCGGCTGAGTCAGTGCTCACAGCATCCGCCTGCCGAGGTAGCCGCCCGGATGACCGCACTGGGTTTTCGAGTGGAGCCCCTGTCGGGCTGCACCCGCGCGAACTGTGATGACCTCCCACTGCTGAAGCCGATGGGGGACCCGTCAGGCTGGTTGACTCCCGGCTCAGTGCTCTCCGCCACGCAGGTCTGCGTCAGCGCGGTACGGCGGGCCTGCTCCACCCTCGAAGCCGTGCAACGTCTGGGGGAACTGGGTTTCACCGTTCCGACGGACTACCCGGATCGGGACCACTGGACCGACGAGGAACGCAACATCATCAGCAACCTGTGGTCGTCGTATGCCACTCCCCTGGACCCGGAAGCGGCTCTGTCGATCTCTCAGGCCCAGCTGACCGCGGTGGCGCACAGTACGGACATGACCATCCGCCAGGTCGTGAAGTTCCTGTCGGAGATCGGCTTTCTTCTGCCCACCGAATCTTCGGCGTTTCCCGAACCGACGGCCGACGACCAGGCTCTCCTCCTGTGCGGTGGCCAGCGTCCCTGGGCAGACCAAGAGGTCTCACTGCTCTACATGGCCGCTGTCGCCCGCCGCATCAACCGACCGGTACACGAGGTGGCGGCACGACTGTGCGAACTGGGGTACGCCGTAGCGCATGTCCCCGACGACGCGACCCAGTTGCCCTCGCGCGCGCAGATGGCCTTGGTGAACCCGAGTGTCACACTGGACGTGAGCCGTCCGTTGCCCTTGCGCGACGTGGCCAGCTCCGCCGAGCAGGCAGGTGTCTCGCTGTCCGAGGCCATCGATCACTACACATCGCTGGGTTTCCCATGCTCAGTGAGCTCCGAGGCGGTGTCCCGTGTCAGGACGGCGGCGCACCCCCTGTTCATGCCCGAGCGGATTCCCGACCCCGCTTCGTTCGGCCCTGTATCCCCAGCCGCTGTTCAGGCCCTGGGTCAAAGGGCCTCCACCACCCTCGCCGGTTTCGGCTACGACCTCATCCCCCCGTCCGAATCCTGGCTCAGAGAACGGGAACTCGAAAAAGACCTCCTCCAGTCCCTGACCACCGAAGCCCACTCCCCCTCCCCCACCCACCCCGACGACCCCCCGCTCACCCTCGTCACCCTGGCCGTCGTAGCCATGTCGGCCGGCAGGACGCTCCGCGACACCGCTCTCAAGGCCACCGAACTCGGTATGCGCCACGAGGTCGAGGACTGGTTCCCGGACCCCGAAAACCCGTCGCCCTGACCCGGTGGCGCCCGTAACCTGCCCACCATGTGGACCACGGGCGCGGAACAGGTGGAGCAGGCCGTCGGTGAGTGTGTCGGGCTGCTGGGGACGGTCACCGAGCGGGACTGGGAAGGGGCCCGGGCCGGGCGGCTGGAGTGGAGCTGCCGGGAGGCGGCCGTGCACATCGCCGAGGATCTGGTCGCGTACGCGGGGCAGCTCGCAGGGCGGGAGCCCGACGGGTACACGCCGTTCGAGATCTCCCTGGAGGAGGGCACCGACAACGCGGGCGCGCTGCGCGTGATCCGTACGACGGGCGCGCTGTTCGCCGCCACGCTCCGGACCACCCCGCGCGAGGTCCGCGCCTTCCACCCGTACCCGTTCCGCAGCGCGAACCGCGAGGGCTTCGCCGCGATGGGCGTGGCCGAGACGCTGCTGCACACCCACGACATCGCCGAGGGGCTCGGCACCACGTACGAACCCGACCCGGCGCTGTGCGAGTTCGTGCTCACCCGGATCTTCCCGCACGTCCAGCCGGGGCCCACACCGTGGCAGACCCTGCTGTGGGCCACCGGCCGCGGCGAGCTGCCCGGGCGCGCCCCCGTCACCGCGTGGCGCTGGAGCAACAACCTGGTGATCGAGACCGACCGGCTCACCCTCGAGGGCGTCACCCCGGCGGCGGCCACCGACCTGTCCACGGTCGGCGACGGCGGCTTCACGTGGCTGGAGGGCGGCCCGGTCGAGGGCACCCGGGTGGGTGCCGGGCTGATGTACAAGCAGTACGAGGACGGCGTCCACCGGCCGGAGTGGGGCATGTACGTGCTGGTCCGGCGGGAGGACGACCGCGCGCTCGGGGCGATGGGCTTCCACGGCGTCCCGGACGGGGCGGGGCGGGTCGAGATCGGGTACGACCTGGTCGAGGCGGCCCGCGGTCACGGCTACGCCACCGAGGCGCTGCGGGCGCTGTCGTCCTGGGCGCTGGGCAGGGACGAGGTGCGCACCGTCGTCGCGAACGTCGAGCGGGGCAACACGCCCTCGCAGAAGGTGCTCGCGCGGGCCGGTTTCAGCCAGGTCGCCGAGGACCCCGAGCACCTGACCTACGAACTGGGCGCGTCCGGCGCCCGGTAACGCCCCTTCGGCCTCCGCAGCCCGGCCGCGTGCAGCAGCCGCACCACCTCGCGGCTGCTGACCTCCACCGCCCCGGCCGCCACCACGTCCGCGTACCGCTGGGCGGGGATGTCGTAGTGGTCGCGTTCGAAGGCGCGGCGGGGTACGCCCAGGCGGGCGGCGAAGGCGTGGAGTTCGTCGTAGGAGACGTCGCTGACCAGGTGGGACCACATGCGGCCGTGGCCGGGCCAGGTCGGCGGGTCGATGTAGACCGTCACCGGGGCCTCACGAGGACGCGGCTCCGCCGAGCGCCTCGCCCAGCGAGCCCACCGCCGCCACCTTCACCCCGGCCTCGCTGCACACCCAGTGCGGGTCGGGCCCCAACTCGGGCTCCACGTCCAGCGCGTGCGGCTCGCCCGTGCCGCACACCGGGCACAGCGGCCAGCGGCCGTACCGCTCCAGCAGGGCGTCCTGAACGTCCTGCGCGACCAGCCCGGCCACGAACGGCGCGCCCTCCGGCCACTGCTCGACCCACCACCGCCGCTGCGTGACGGACTCCTCGACCAGCGAGACGACGTCCGCCTCGGCGACGCGTCCCGCGACGAGGTCGGCCAGCACGAGGGCGCGCGCGGCGTGCAGGGCCTGCTCCAGGGGGCTGATGGGGTCCATGCACCCATTGTGCGCACTCTTGACCACAACGCCGAGCCGAAAATATCTTTCACAGGTGACCCGCAGAGTGAAGGAAATTTTCGCCAGCGAGCGCGGTGGCCCGGCCGGCTCGCCCGGTACCCCGCCCGCCCCCGCCGCCCTCGCGGCCAAGGTCCGCACGCTGGCCCCGTCGATGACGCGCTCCATGCAGCGCGTCGCCGAGGCCGTCGCGGGCGACCCGGCCGGCTGCGCGGCCCTCACGGTCACCGGCCTCGCCGAGCTCACCGGCACCAGCGAGGCGACCGTCGTACGCACCGCCCGCCTGCTCGGCTATCCGGGTTACCGGGACCTGCGCCTGGCCCTCGCCGGACTCGCCGCGCAGCAGCAGTCCGGCCGGGCCCCCGCCATAACGACGGACATCGCGGTGGACGACCCGATCGCCGACGTGGTCGCCAAGCTCGCCTACGACGAGCAGCAGACCCTCGCCGACACGGCCGCCGGCCTGGACACGGCCCAACTGGGCGCGGCCGTCGCGGCCCTGGCCACGGCCCGCCGCACGGACGTGTACGGCGTCGGGGCGTCCGGGCTGGTCGCCCAGGACCTCACGCAGAAGCTGCTGCGCATAGGGCTGATCGCGCACGCCCACAGCGATCCGCACCTGGCCGTCACCAACGCCGTGCAGCTGCGGGCGGGCGATGTCGCGATCGCCATCACGCACTCGGGGTCGACGGGCGACGTCATCGAGCCGCTGCGGGTCGCCTTCGAGCGCGGGGCGACGACGGTGGCGATCACCGGCCGCCCGGACGGCCCCGTCAGCCAGTACGCCGACCACGTCCTCACCACCTCCACCGCCCGCGAGAGCGAACTGCGCCCCGCGGCGATGTCGTCCCGGACCGGACAGCTCCTTGTGGTGGACTGCCTCTTCGTGGGGGTGGCGCAGCGGACGTACGAGTCTGCGGCGCCGGCGCTCTCGGCGTCGTACGAGGCGCTGGCCCACCGGCACCGTCCCTGAGGCAGCCGCCCCGCCCAGCACCGGAAAGACACGGAAAGAGCCGTCCATGACCTCCACCTCCGACCCCCGTGATCTGAGAACCGAGTTGGAGTCCCTGACCACCGAGGCCTTCCGGCCGGAGCTCGCGGACATCGACCGGCTGCCCACCCTGGACATCGCCCGGCTGATGAACGGCGAGGACGCGACCGTGGCCGGGGCGGTCGCGGCGCGGCTGCCGCGGATCGCCGCCGCGATCGACGCCGTGGCGGAGCGGATGGCCCGGGGCGGCCGACTGGTCTACGCGGGCGCGGGCACGGCGGGCCGGCTGGGCGTCCTGGACGCCTCGGAGTGCCCGCCCACCTTCAACACCGACCCGTCCCGGGTGGTCGGCCTGATCGCGGGCGGCCCGCAGGCCGTGGTCACCTCGGTCGAGGGCGCGGAGGACTCCCGGGAACTGGCCCACGCCGACCTGGAGCCCCTCGGTCTGACCCCCGACGACACGGTGGTCGGCGTCTCCGCCTCCGGCCGCACGCCCTACGCCATCGGCGCCGTCGAGTACGCCCGCGCCCGCCGCTGCCTCACCATCGGCCTCGCCTGCAACTCCGGCAGCCCGCTCGCGGCCGCCGCCGACCACGGCATCGAGATCGTCGTCGGGCCCGAACTGCTCACCGGCTCCACCCGCCTGAAGGCCGGGACGGCGCAGAAGCTCGTCCTCAACATGATCTCGACGATCACGATGATCCGGCTGGGCAAGACCTACGGGAACCTGATGGTCGACGTCCGCGCCTCCAACGACAAGCTCCGCGCCCGGTCCCACCGCATCGTCGCCCTCGCCACCGGCGCCGACGACCAGGAGATCGAACGGGCCCTGTCCGCCACGGACGGCGAGGTCAAGCACGCGATCCTCACCATCCTGGCCGCCGTGGACGGCCCGACGGCGGCCCGCCTGCTGGAGCAGTCCGACGGCCATCTGCGCGCGGCCCTCGCGGCGGCGACGGACTGACCCCTCCGCTCAGCGGAACCGGGCGACGTACGCGTCGAACGGCTCGATCCCGACGCCCGCGCGCAGCTCGTCCACGCGCTCGGGCTCGGCGCAGGGCCAGGGAATCGGCGAACCGTCCTTGCGCACTCCGGCGATCTGCGTGCCGTAGATCTGCGCCCGGCCCTCGTTGACGAACGTGCGGTCGCGCAGGAAGGCCAGGTCGCGGGCCTCCGCGGCGCCCGCCGCGACAGCCTGCTCCATCAGCCGCAGGGCCCGCCGCTGCACGTCCAGTTGCCGGTCGGCGTGCTGGGCGATCAGCCAGGCTGCCCGGGCGGCGTCCTCGCCGACGCGTTCCGCCGTGGGCCAGCCGTACGCGTCCATGATCTCGGCCAGCCGGTCACCGTGCCGCGCGGTCAGCCGCCGCCACTCCAGCTGCTCGGCCGGGTCGTCGCTGTTCGCCGCGCCGGTCGTCGCCACGCGGTGATCGGCGGCGGCCATGGCCGTCAGCTCCTCCGCGAGGGCCGCGAGATCCTGTTCCACCGTGAACTCCCCTTTTTCTTACTGACGTTGCTGAAAACCCTAAAACGGCAATCGGCACACAAAGATCATTCCGGAGTACGGTGACACGCGCCCCCGACCGCTGGGACACTGGATCTACGCCGCGCGGCTCACGACACGCACCGCCCCTCCCGGTTCAATTGCCGCACCCGCGCCCGCAGCGCCTCCCCCACCGGCAGCGAGCGGAGCACGTCGGTCAGCTGCTCGGCCGTCCGTACGTTGCAGCGCCCCAGGTCGACCAACGCGAACGGCTCCTCACTCGCGGCCGTGACCGGATCGACGCACAGGGACGGCAGCACGACTCCGACTCCCGCGAGGGCTTCCCGCAGCGACTCCACGATCTCTTCGGTCGAGCGCACCTTGTCCTACCTCCACGCTGAGTTTGTGATTCACCACACAGCGTGGTCGCCCGGCGCCTAACCTGGCCATACACGGCGTCCCAACAACCCCAGGTGTACGACAGGGAGTTGCCCATGCCCGGATCCAGGGATCTCGACCCGTCCTCCTCCCCTCGGGCCCTCCTCGGCGCGGAACTCCGCCACGCCCGCGAGAAGGCCGGCCTCAGCCAGGAGGAACTCGGCCAGCGGCTGTTCGTGAGCGGCTCGTTCATCGGCCAACTGGAGGCGGGCACGCGGCGGATGCAGCGGGAGTACGCGCGACTGCTGGACGAGGCGCTGGGTACGGAGGACTTCTTCCAGCGGCACTGCGGGGCGGCGGCGAAGTCGAAGTATCCGGACCACTTCGCGGAGGCGGCAGAGGCGGAGTTGCAGGCGACCGAGATCCGGGAGTACGCGCCCCTCCTGATCCCCGGCCTGCTCCAGACGCCCGCCTACGCGCGAGCCGTCTGCCGGGCCTACCAGCCGACGGCTCCCGAGGAGAAGATCGAGGAGTTCGTCGCCGCGCGGATCGAGCGCGCCCGCCTCCTCAGCGATCCAACAGAGCCCTTGTTGTGGGCGGTGATTGACGAATCCGCACTACGACGGGCGACAGGGGGACGCAAGGTGATGGCGGAGGCGTTGCGCCACATCACAGACCTGGGCCGCCGTGGCCGGGCCATCGTCCAGGTGCTGCCGTTCGACGCGGGAGCGCACGCCGCGATGGAGGGCTCGATGAAGTTGATGGACTTCGAGGATGCCCCTCCGCTGGTCTACTTCGAAGGCGTGGGCATCGGGCGGCTGGAGGACGACCCGGCCGTCATCAAGCACCAGAGGTTCACCTATCAACTGCTGACGGCCTGCGCACTCTCCCCCGAGAACTCCCTGGCCGTCATCGAAGCGATGGCCCAGGATTACATCCATGAGCAGCATCACTGAGGCCACCTGGCACAGGTCCAGCTACAGCGGTGGCAGCGGCGGCAACTGCCTCGAAGTAGCCGACGGCCACCCCACCGCCGTCCCTGTCCGCGACTCCAAGAACCCCCGCGGCCCGAAGCTCGTGTTCCGGGCCACCGCCTGGGCCGCGTTCGTCGCGAACCTCAAGGACGAGACGGCCTGAGCTTCGGGGCCCGGGCTTCGAGCCCTCTTTTCAAGGAATGGGTGGAGGGCCTCAACCCGCCCTCCCACCCCGAGAGTTGACGGGCAGCGTTCGGCTTGCCACGGACGGTGACCAA
This genomic stretch from Streptomyces sp. Go-475 harbors:
- a CDS encoding MurR/RpiR family transcriptional regulator, with the protein product MTRRVKEIFASERGGPAGSPGTPPAPAALAAKVRTLAPSMTRSMQRVAEAVAGDPAGCAALTVTGLAELTGTSEATVVRTARLLGYPGYRDLRLALAGLAAQQQSGRAPAITTDIAVDDPIADVVAKLAYDEQQTLADTAAGLDTAQLGAAVAALATARRTDVYGVGASGLVAQDLTQKLLRIGLIAHAHSDPHLAVTNAVQLRAGDVAIAITHSGSTGDVIEPLRVAFERGATTVAITGRPDGPVSQYADHVLTTSTARESELRPAAMSSRTGQLLVVDCLFVGVAQRTYESAAPALSASYEALAHRHRP
- a CDS encoding DUF4031 domain-containing protein, translating into MTVYIDPPTWPGHGRMWSHLVSDVSYDELHAFAARLGVPRRAFERDHYDIPAQRYADVVAAGAVEVSSREVVRLLHAAGLRRPKGRYRAPDAPSS
- a CDS encoding GNAT family N-acetyltransferase; this translates as MEQAVGECVGLLGTVTERDWEGARAGRLEWSCREAAVHIAEDLVAYAGQLAGREPDGYTPFEISLEEGTDNAGALRVIRTTGALFAATLRTTPREVRAFHPYPFRSANREGFAAMGVAETLLHTHDIAEGLGTTYEPDPALCEFVLTRIFPHVQPGPTPWQTLLWATGRGELPGRAPVTAWRWSNNLVIETDRLTLEGVTPAAATDLSTVGDGGFTWLEGGPVEGTRVGAGLMYKQYEDGVHRPEWGMYVLVRREDDRALGAMGFHGVPDGAGRVEIGYDLVEAARGHGYATEALRALSSWALGRDEVRTVVANVERGNTPSQKVLARAGFSQVAEDPEHLTYELGASGAR
- a CDS encoding caspase family protein, with protein sequence MPQHKALLIGASEYDDPRIQDLPFVRDDLQRVRDALVERGFQSADIVESKRGITPNTVNGRIRGFLRDAGPGDTLLVLLSGHGQHFEGKDFLIPEDATFDVGVFADSCIEIGWERELEDSPASHVVFLVDACREGIDRDTMAAPPGVQPWPRRKVANALRRKVAYVYACTAPQLALFVGEKETVRPGCDPGTQPGESFSLFSRALADTIAADPHALRLHEFAARIQTRVEELHRAYGKTRPVQQVTVVTETAAAPGGEDFPLLPGPDRRTETHPWIRSTEQHPIWQRTPDGPARHLLQETCAALAARLATAYEGAAHALRDDPWHDAELAQRTHVRLGFLTRLLADGVQLSASEAALAVLLPLVEQAFWAQEAAQRVGVLGADLCPGGPDHSRFRKFGQGFPRLKRRLLTLHDKTAARGSVERIRWWLFHRWLIQQPELYAAEALKSLLGEVTSGSDQPPWVADALAADRLMRLLKDHRTAPFSVRRTAAHPAGAAPHEDHDVIAATTGDEHELRTPLVSALLKAAYAMAVDPVDLPEIVVEHIGIYDSVDLGELLATVRRSDWRHSGVGRSLNAVCTHPAVQIALREHAGRVDTLLREINRRDNPALAPLGALPPYADGSRVRLDGNTPDQLSDGIRFQLAEDRVQELLMGEQLYGDRELAVRELYQNALDALRYRDCRTQYLQRTGRPTAPWEGRIAFVQGVGSDGRPYLECRDNGIGMGITELGSVFSQGGTRFVDLPEYIEEQVAWSELPEPKLRLYPNSRFGIGVLSYFMLADEIVVRTCRMDRTGRPGRLLQVTIAGPGNLFRVEDLGEGTDPGTTVRLMLSRQGKNVSCVETLQRLLWVAPYRTSAVHGSREHSWAPGELSRTALAMELSKRQPRRRYENHVCIESDSPDLWWTGNKGIILSDGLLTDSDRFHPSRLPYGIVVNLHGAHAPVLTVDRRRVRSFDSSYVRALMTSVAPSLTRPGLPLPTFNWLTEVSVSSLQFGDLISELVHQSDLEWQIGDVSLFFSRVGYFLPDRGLLPLVTGDYPEGHTSRAAHFFYNMPAPVLRWRLRVLYRAGLCEHTSLPESGPSGELWARPSDLLLLARGYARLPRWNVTYRRWRDDSSWHHPAAKLGSLFRWRDPAEQLGAAEVFRLSQCSQHPPAEVAARMTALGFRVEPLSGCTRANCDDLPLLKPMGDPSGWLTPGSVLSATQVCVSAVRRACSTLEAVQRLGELGFTVPTDYPDRDHWTDEERNIISNLWSSYATPLDPEAALSISQAQLTAVAHSTDMTIRQVVKFLSEIGFLLPTESSAFPEPTADDQALLLCGGQRPWADQEVSLLYMAAVARRINRPVHEVAARLCELGYAVAHVPDDATQLPSRAQMALVNPSVTLDVSRPLPLRDVASSAEQAGVSLSEAIDHYTSLGFPCSVSSEAVSRVRTAAHPLFMPERIPDPASFGPVSPAAVQALGQRASTTLAGFGYDLIPPSESWLRERELEKDLLQSLTTEAHSPSPTHPDDPPLTLVTLAVVAMSAGRTLRDTALKATELGMRHEVEDWFPDPENPSP
- the murQ gene encoding N-acetylmuramic acid 6-phosphate etherase; the protein is MTSTSDPRDLRTELESLTTEAFRPELADIDRLPTLDIARLMNGEDATVAGAVAARLPRIAAAIDAVAERMARGGRLVYAGAGTAGRLGVLDASECPPTFNTDPSRVVGLIAGGPQAVVTSVEGAEDSRELAHADLEPLGLTPDDTVVGVSASGRTPYAIGAVEYARARRCLTIGLACNSGSPLAAAADHGIEIVVGPELLTGSTRLKAGTAQKLVLNMISTITMIRLGKTYGNLMVDVRASNDKLRARSHRIVALATGADDQEIERALSATDGEVKHAILTILAAVDGPTAARLLEQSDGHLRAALAAATD
- a CDS encoding DUF6624 domain-containing protein — its product is MEQDLAALAEELTAMAAADHRVATTGAANSDDPAEQLEWRRLTARHGDRLAEIMDAYGWPTAERVGEDAARAAWLIAQHADRQLDVQRRALRLMEQAVAAGAAEARDLAFLRDRTFVNEGRAQIYGTQIAGVRKDGSPIPWPCAEPERVDELRAGVGIEPFDAYVARFR
- a CDS encoding DUF397 domain-containing protein, producing MSSITEATWHRSSYSGGSGGNCLEVADGHPTAVPVRDSKNPRGPKLVFRATAWAAFVANLKDETA
- a CDS encoding helix-turn-helix transcriptional regulator → MPGSRDLDPSSSPRALLGAELRHAREKAGLSQEELGQRLFVSGSFIGQLEAGTRRMQREYARLLDEALGTEDFFQRHCGAAAKSKYPDHFAEAAEAELQATEIREYAPLLIPGLLQTPAYARAVCRAYQPTAPEEKIEEFVAARIERARLLSDPTEPLLWAVIDESALRRATGGRKVMAEALRHITDLGRRGRAIVQVLPFDAGAHAAMEGSMKLMDFEDAPPLVYFEGVGIGRLEDDPAVIKHQRFTYQLLTACALSPENSLAVIEAMAQDYIHEQHH